The following are encoded together in the Neofelis nebulosa isolate mNeoNeb1 chromosome 9, mNeoNeb1.pri, whole genome shotgun sequence genome:
- the TMEM17 gene encoding transmembrane protein 17, protein MELPDPVRQRLGNFSRTVFSDSNRTGPEYNDGPDNEMVSSLALQMSLYFNTYFFPLWWVSSIMMLQMKYSVLPDYYKFIVVTVIIIITLIEAIRLYLGYMGNLQEKVPELAGFWLLSLLLQLPLILFLLFNEGLTNLPLEKAIHIIFTLFLTFQVVSAFVTLRKMVNQLATRFHLQDFDRLSAYRGGTRRMRSCIEEI, encoded by the exons ATGGAGCTGCCGGATCCGGTCCGCCAGCGGCTGGGAAACTTCAGCCGGACCGTGTTCAGCGACTCCAACCGGACCGGGCCGGAGTACAACGACGGTCCTG aTAATGAAATGGTTTCCAGTTTGGCATTGCAGATGTCACTTTATTTTAACACTTACTTTTTCCCACTTTGGTGGGTAAGCAGCATTATGATGCTTCAGATGAAG tatTCAGTCTTGCCTGATTACTACAAATTCATTGTGGTCACTGTTATCATCATAATAACCTTAATTGAAGCTATCAGGTTGTATCTGGGCTACATGGGGAACCTACAGGAAAAG GTTCCTGAATTGGCTGGCTTTTGGCTTTTGAGTCTTCTGTTGCAACTGCCTTTAATTCTATTCTTGCTCTTTAATGAAGGCCTAACGAATCTGCCGTTGGAAAAAGCAATACACATCATCTTCACTTTGTTCCTTACTTTCCAAGTTGTTTCAGCCTTTGTTACCCTGAGGAAAATGGTAAATCAGTTGGCAACTCGTTTCCACCTCCAAGACTTTGACCGGCTCTCTGCATACAGAGGAGGCACGAGAAGAATGAGATCCTGTATAGAAGAGATCTGA